In Fusobacterium nucleatum, the genomic stretch TTTAACTATGATGTACATATAGTTAATACTGTTCTATCTTATGATGAAATAAATATGCCTGATTATTTAGGTGTAATTGGTTCATCACTTGCACTTATGATTTCTGATATCCCATTCTTAGGACCTGTTGCAAGTGTAATAGTTGGATATAAAAATGGAGAATTTATTTTAAATCCATCTCCAAAAGAATTAGAAGAAAGTGAACTTGATTTAATTGTTGCAGGAACAAAAGAAGCTGTAAATATGGTTGAAGCAGGGGCAAAAGAATTAGATGAAGAAACTATGTTAAAAGCAATTATGTTTGCACATGAAAATATTAAAAAGATTTGTGAATTTCAAGAAGAGTTCTCTAAATTATATGGAAAAGAAGATATAGAATTTGAAAAACCAGAAGTTTTACCTCTTGTTAAAGATTTTATTGATACTAATGGATACGAAAGATTACAACAAGCTGTTTTAACTACTGGTAAAAAAAATAGAGAAGATGCTGTTGACTCATTAGAAGAAGAATTGATGGAAAAATTTGTACAAGAAAACTATCCAGATGTTCCAGAAGAAGAATTACCAGAAGATATAATATTAGAATTTAAAAATTACTACCATGATTTAATGAAAAAATTAGTTAGAGAAGCTATTTTATATCATAAACATAGAGTTGATGGAAGAACAACAACTGAAATAAGACCATTGGATGCTCAAATAAATGTTCTACCTATTCCTCATGGTTCAGCACTATTTACAAGAGGAGAAACACAATCTCTTGCAATTACAACATTAGGAACTAAAGAAGATGAGCAACTAATAGATGATTTAGAAAAAGAATACTATAAAAAATTCTATTTACATTATAACTTCCCTCCATATTCAGTTGGAGAAGTTGGAAGAATGGGTTCCCCTGGAAGAAGGGAGTTAGGACATGGTTCACTTGCTGAAAGGGCTTTAAGCTATGTTATTCCTAGTGAAGAAGAGTTTCCTTATACTATAAGAGTGGTATCTGAAATAACTGAATCTAATGGTTCATCTTCACAAGCTTCTATCTGTGGTGGTTCATTATCACTTATGTCAGCTGGTGTTCCTATAAAAGAACATGTTGCTGGTATAGCAATGGGACTTATTAAAGAAGGGGAAGAATTTACAGTTTTAACAGATATAATGGGACTTGAAGACCATTTAGGAGATATGGATTTCAAGGTTGCTGGTACAAAATCTGGAATTACAGCTTTACAAATGGATATTAAAATTACAGGTATAACAGAAGAAATTATGAGAATTGCCTTAAATCAAGCTCATGAAGCTAGAATACAAATATTGGAGCTTATGAATAATACAATCTCTAAACCTGCTGAATTAAAATCTAATGTGCCTAGAATACAACAAATAACTATTCCAAAAGATAAGATTGCAGTTCTTATTGGCCCAGGTGGAAAAAATATTAAAGGTATCATAGACCAAACAGGTTCAACTGTTGATATAACTGATGATGGACTTGTATCTGTTTTTGCCAAAGATGCTGAAACATTAGAAAAAACTTTAAAACTTGTAGATGGTTTTGTAAGAGAAGTTGAGTATGGTGAAGTGTATGAGGGAAGAGTTGTTTCAATAATGAAATTTGGTGCATTTATGGAAATTTTACCTGGTAAAGAAGGTCTACTTCACATTTCTGAAATCTCACCAGAAAGAGTTGAAAAAGTTGAAGATGTACTTTCAGTTGGAGATGTATTTAAAGTAAGAGTTATTTCTATGGAAGGTGGAAAAATCTCTTTAAGTAAAAAGAAGGTTTAATTCCAGGAGGATATTATGAATTTACCTAATAGACTGACTATGATTAGATTTATATTAGCAGTGCCTTTTATAATATTTTTACAAGAATCAGATTCAACTAAATATGGTTTAATTTTTAGATTAATTTCTCTTGTGATTTTTGTAATAGCATCACTCACAGATTTTTTTGATGGTTATATTGCAAGAAAATACAATCTTATTACTGATTTTGGAAAAATTATGGATCCCCTTGCTGATAAAATACTTGTTATTTCAGCACTTGTAATATTTGTACAATTAGAGTATATTCCAGGCTGGATGTCTATTATTGTTTTGGCTCGTGAATTTTTAATCAGTGGAATAAGAATACTTGCAGCTGCAAAAGGGGAAATTATTGCAGCAGGCAATTTAGGAAAATATAAGACAACAAGTCAAATGATTGTTGTCATAATTGCCTTAGTAATAGGACCTGTTGGTTTTCACATATCTGATTATTATTTTACAATAGCAGAAGTGTTGATGTTAATACCAGTTGTTTTAACAATATGGTCAGGTTGGGAATATACTTTTAAAGCAAAACACTATTTTACTGAACAATGAAAGAGGAAATTTTATGTCACTTTTAGCATATTCACTTATAACTATAATACAAAAATTATTTTGGCTTGTTGATATTTTAATATTAATTAGAGTTCTTTTATCTTGGTTTCCAATGAATAATAATTTTACTGATCTTATTTACAATATTACTGATCCTATGTTAAAGCCATTTAAAGATTTTTTAGATAAATATATAAATTTACCTATTGATTTTTCACCATTGCTTTTTTTGCTTTGTTTACAAGCAGTTGAAAGAATTCTAATGAGATTAATTATAGTTATTTTTTAATAATACTGTAGGGCTGTTGCAACAGCCCATTTTAATATAAAATTTATGGAGAATTTATGGAAAAAATTGGAAATGATTATCATATCCCCGTCTTATATTATGAAACCTTAGATAATTTAGTTATAAATCCTGATGGTGTTTATATAGATTGTACTCTTGGTGGAGGAAGCCATTCAGAAGGAATTTTAGAAAGATTGTCTGATAAGGGCTTACTTATATCTATTGATCAAGATAGCAATGCAATAGAGTATTCTAAAAAAAGATTAGAAAAATTTGGTCCAAAATGGAAAGTATTTAAGGGAAACTTTGAAAATATTGATACTATTGCTTATATGGCAGGAGTTGACAAAGTTGATGGAATCCTAATGGATATAGGTGTATCTTCTAAACAACTTGATGACCCTGAAAGAGGTTTTTCATATAGATATGATGTAAAATTAGATATGAGAATGAATATAGAACAAAAAATTTCTGCCTATGATGTTGTAAATACTTATTCAGAGGAGCAACTATCAAAGATAATTTTTGAATATGGAGAAGAAAGATATGCTAGAAAAATTGCAAAACTTATAGTTGAAGAAAGAAAATCTTTTCCAATAGAAAAAACTTCTGATTTAATTGCTTTAATTAAAAGAGCTTATCCAGAAAGATCTTCAAAGCACCCAGCTAAAAAAACTTTTCAAGCTATTAGAATTGAAGTAAATAGAGAACTAGAAGTTTTAGAAAATGCTATATCTAAAGCTGTTGAACTTTTAAAAGTTGGTGGAAGGTTAGCTATTATAACTTTCCATTCATTAGAAGATAGAATAGTAAAAAATAAATTTAAAGATTTAGCAACTGCTTGTAAATGCCCAAA encodes the following:
- the pnp gene encoding polyribonucleotide nucleotidyltransferase; its protein translation is MFDEKIMELELAGRTLKVSTGKISRQSSGAIVIQYGDTVLLSTANRSKEARKGADFFPLTVDYIEKFYSSGKFPGGFNKREGRPSTNATLVARLIDRPIRPMFPDGFNYDVHIVNTVLSYDEINMPDYLGVIGSSLALMISDIPFLGPVASVIVGYKNGEFILNPSPKELEESELDLIVAGTKEAVNMVEAGAKELDEETMLKAIMFAHENIKKICEFQEEFSKLYGKEDIEFEKPEVLPLVKDFIDTNGYERLQQAVLTTGKKNREDAVDSLEEELMEKFVQENYPDVPEEELPEDIILEFKNYYHDLMKKLVREAILYHKHRVDGRTTTEIRPLDAQINVLPIPHGSALFTRGETQSLAITTLGTKEDEQLIDDLEKEYYKKFYLHYNFPPYSVGEVGRMGSPGRRELGHGSLAERALSYVIPSEEEFPYTIRVVSEITESNGSSSQASICGGSLSLMSAGVPIKEHVAGIAMGLIKEGEEFTVLTDIMGLEDHLGDMDFKVAGTKSGITALQMDIKITGITEEIMRIALNQAHEARIQILELMNNTISKPAELKSNVPRIQQITIPKDKIAVLIGPGGKNIKGIIDQTGSTVDITDDGLVSVFAKDAETLEKTLKLVDGFVREVEYGEVYEGRVVSIMKFGAFMEILPGKEGLLHISEISPERVEKVEDVLSVGDVFKVRVISMEGGKISLSKKKV
- the pgsA gene encoding CDP-diacylglycerol--glycerol-3-phosphate 3-phosphatidyltransferase, with product MNLPNRLTMIRFILAVPFIIFLQESDSTKYGLIFRLISLVIFVIASLTDFFDGYIARKYNLITDFGKIMDPLADKILVISALVIFVQLEYIPGWMSIIVLAREFLISGIRILAAAKGEIIAAGNLGKYKTTSQMIVVIIALVIGPVGFHISDYYFTIAEVLMLIPVVLTIWSGWEYTFKAKHYFTEQ
- a CDS encoding YggT family protein, translating into MSLLAYSLITIIQKLFWLVDILILIRVLLSWFPMNNNFTDLIYNITDPMLKPFKDFLDKYINLPIDFSPLLFLLCLQAVERILMRLIIVIF
- the rsmH gene encoding 16S rRNA (cytosine(1402)-N(4))-methyltransferase RsmH; this translates as MEKIGNDYHIPVLYYETLDNLVINPDGVYIDCTLGGGSHSEGILERLSDKGLLISIDQDSNAIEYSKKRLEKFGPKWKVFKGNFENIDTIAYMAGVDKVDGILMDIGVSSKQLDDPERGFSYRYDVKLDMRMNIEQKISAYDVVNTYSEEQLSKIIFEYGEERYARKIAKLIVEERKSFPIEKTSDLIALIKRAYPERSSKHPAKKTFQAIRIEVNRELEVLENAISKAVELLKVGGRLAIITFHSLEDRIVKNKFKDLATACKCPKDIPICVCGGVKKFEIITKKPIIPVDDELKNNNRAHSSKLRILERILD